A window from Littorina saxatilis isolate snail1 linkage group LG9, US_GU_Lsax_2.0, whole genome shotgun sequence encodes these proteins:
- the LOC138977486 gene encoding uncharacterized protein, with product MTIWILSHVLVILTFAGLEYFCDAEKTLTVADYPFRNMSLSWEQRVEDIVSRLTVSEMQGVMGRDGSSRTGSNPSSAILRLGIKPFQFSSECDRGAERAPSGNATNFPQDIGLAASFSTDLIFRVSEAAAIETRAKNNNYTKQNNYGYHTGLVCISPVLDLFRDPRWGRNQETHGEDPYMVGVFGAAFVRALQGDHPRYIRGVAACAHLAAYSGPENIPVSRMSFNAEISDVDLRMTFLPAFRACVDAGAYAVESSYNAINGVPVVVNKWLLTDLLRGEWGFKGFVLSDDSAVENVKETFHFINDTVDVVAAAVNAGCNVELSSYSQKPFYLYIEDAVKQGKIKESTLRDLVRPIFYTRMRLGEFDPPEMNPYRQYDVTDVVESTEHQALAVEAALKTFVLLKNNGILPFANGGRYDTISVVGPMANNTDQIQGDYAANTSPAYLTSPLAGLSGLSQHVKFSSGCVDTQCKSYDADGVKRVVSETELIYVLLGTGQAVEAEGHDRADLELPGYQKQLLLDVMDTANNTPIVLMLFSGGPVNVTFAEYDVRVSAIVQCFLPGQATGIALRHFVAGDVTNAVPAGRLPFTWPALASQVPPMTSYSMEGRTYRYVREPPLYPFGYGLSYVTFEYSALVFPSSVQAGTDLHGSVVVTNRGNMTADEVVQVYIDWKNSSLPAPRLQLVWFDRVTIPGGLNATVSFAVKASSMALWMDNKWTIPAGDMGLYVGGQQPNQTTKAPSNVLSGVFHVQTQLYE from the exons ATGACGATATGGATACTCTCTCATGTGCTGGTTATCTTGACTTTTGCTGGATTAGAATACTTCTGTGATGCAGAGAAAACTTTGACTGTTGCAGATTATCCCTTCAG GAACATGTCCCTGTCGTGGGAACAACGTGTTGAAGACATCGTGTCACGCCTCACTGTGAGCGAGATGCAAGGCGTCATGGGAAGGGACGGGTCTTCGCGCACCGGAAGCAATCCCAGCAGCGCCATACTCCGTTTGGGAATCAAACCATTTCAGTTTTCGTCTGAATGCGACCGCGGTGCAGAGAGAGCGCCGTCTGGGAATGCGACCAACTTTCCTCAGGATATCGGGCTTGCAGCGTCGTTCAG CACCGATCTTATATTTCGCGTGTCTGAGGCGGCTGCCATAGAAACGCGAGCGAAGAACAATAACTACACCAAGCAAAACAACTACGGCTACCACACGGGGCTGGTCTGTATCTCACCTGTCCTAGATCTCTTCAGGGACCCCAGGTGGGGAAGAAACCAG GAGACGCACGGAGAAGACCCTTACATGGTGGGTGTGTTCGGCGCAGCCTTCGTGAGAGCTTTACAGGGAGATCACCCCAGGTACATCCGGGGCGTTGCTGCGTGCGCACACCTCGCCGCTTATTCCGGTCCCGAAAATATCCCTGTTTCGAGAATGTCGTTCAATGCAGAG ataTCAGACGTAGACCTGCGAATGACGTTTCTTCCCGCTTTTCGCGCATGTGTGGACGCCGGAGCGTACGCTGTGGAATCTTCTTACAATGC AATCAATGGCGTGCCAGTCGTGGTGAACAAATGGCTGCTGACAGACTTGCTGCGAGGAGAGTGGGGCTTTAAGGGGTTCGTCTTGTCAGATGACTCCGCCGTGGAAAACGTCAAGGAGACCTTCCACTTCATCAACGACACCGTCGACGTGGTCGCTGCAGCTGTCAACGCTGGCTGTAACGTGGAGCTGTCCAGCTACAGCCAAAAGCCGTTTTACTTGTACATTG AGGATGCTGTCAAGCAAGGCAAAATAAAAGAGAGCACACTACGTGATCTTGTCAGGCCCATCTTCTACACGCGCATGCGCCTGGGAGAGTTTGACCCACCGGAAATGAACCCTTACCGCCAATATGACGTCACGGACGTAGTGGAAAGCACAGAACACCAGGCACTAGCTGTGGAAGCCGCGTTAAAGACTttcgttttgctgaaaaataacggTATCTTGCCGTTTGCCAATGGCGGACGTTATGACACTATCTCT GTGGTTGGACCTATGGCCAACAATACAGACCAAATACAAGGCGATTATGCAGCTAACACATCTCCCGCCTACCTGACCTCCCCCCTGGCTGGTCTGAGTGGACTCTCCCAGCACGTGAAGTTTAGCAGTGGGTGTGTCGACACTCAGTGTAAGAGCTATGACGCTGATGGTGTGAAACGCGTCGTCAGTGAAACTGAACTCATCTATGTTCTGCTGGGAactg GTCAAGCAGTGGAGGCTGAAGGTCATGACAGGGCTGACCTTGAGTTGCCTGGTTACCAGAAACAACTGCTGTTAGACGTCATGGATACGG CCAACAACACGCCCATTGTACTGATGTTGTTCAGCGGCGGGCCTGTCAACGTGACGTTTGCTGAGTATGACGTCAGAGTGTCGGCCATCGTTCAGTGCTTTCTGCCGGGCCAGGCCACCGGTATCGCTTTGCGTCACTTTGTTGCGGGTGACGTCACAAATGCCGTACCTGCTGGCAGACTGCCGTTCACCTGGCCTGCTCTAGCGTCACAG GTTCCTCCCATGACGAGCTACTCCATGGAGGGCAGAACGTACCGCTACGTGAGGGAGCCCCCTCTGTACCCGTTTGGCTACGGTCTGTCCTACGTGACCTTCGAGTACAGCGCGCTGGTCTTCCCCTCCTCTGTGCAGGCCGGCACTGACCTTCATGGCTCTGTGGTGGTCACCAACAGGGGCAATATGACTGCTGATGAG GTGGTACAAGTGTACATTGACTGGAAGAACAGCTCTCTACCTGCACCGAGATTGCAGCTGGTCTGGTTTGACCGCGTGACGATACCGGGAGGACTCAATGCCACGGTCAGTTTTGCTGTGAAGGCATCCTCCATGGCTCTCTGGATGGACAACAAGTGGACAATTCCAGCAG GTGACATGGGTTTGTATGTGGGAGGACAGCAGCCAAACCAGACGACCAAGGCGCCGTCCAACGTTCTGTCAGGCGTGTTTCACGTGCAAACGCAGTTGTACGAGTGA